The Aphanothece sacrum FPU1 nucleotide sequence TCAATGTGGATTTTGCCGATGTCCGGGCCGTTATGGCGGATGCAGGTTCAGCTTTGATGGGTATTGGGGTTGGTAATGGTAAGTCTCGCGCTAATGACGCGGCTATGGCGGCTATTTCTTCTCCTTTGTTAGAACACTCTATTAAGGGTGCTAAGGGGGTTGTCTTTAATATTACTGGCGGCCATGATTTAACCCTCCATGAAGTTAATACGGCGGCGGAAACCATTTTTGAAGTGGTTGACCCCGATGCTAATATCATTTTTGGGGCGGTTATTGATGAGCGGGTTCAAGGAGAAGTAATTGTTACTGTCATTGCTACTGGGTTTACTGGTGATGAAGGCATAACTCCTGTTCAAGTGACCTCCAACCCAACTCGTGCAGTTGCTCCTCCTCCGACCGTTGCTCCGAATAATCAACCTGAAATGCCTAAACCTGGGGGTTTAGATATTCCTGACTTTCTCCAAAGACGGCGTTTTCCTAACCGATAATTTGGCGTTGTTTTCTAATTTGTGCTGTATGAAGTTCGCTGTCGTCCCGCTTTTGCTGCTTTATTTGTGACTTTAAATCCAGGAGAAAGTATTACGGCTAGGGCGGGGTCAGTTATTAGTATGGATGGGGGATTAACGGTGATGATCTATTTTCAATCTCGTAAGCTACAGGGATTAATTAGTTATTTGACTTCTCTTGTTTGACTAATCTTAAGGTGGGCAATGCCCACCCTACTATCAATTATTAATTGTAATGGATGTAGAAATTCTTGAACAACGAGAAAATGCGATCGCTCGTGTGATTTTGCAAGAGGATGAAGGAATAATCGCTCAAACTGGCACTTTATTGGCTATGCTTTGAAAATAGTTTAAAGTATGAACTTGTTAAATTTTCTCCTAAAAATTTTAAATTTGGGTTAGGGAAAAAAGATTTATTTCTTTGCTTGAAAGGAACGGGAAAATTATATTGTCAAACTCATCAAGCTCAATCTTGGGGACAGTTAATTAGTTCTGAATATAAAGCTCAACTTAAACGTAAATATGGATAATTTATCGTAAATTAAGTATACTATTGAACAGTCTCCAGTGGCGGCTATTTTAATTGTAGATTTAAGACTTCAACAATCCATTTTAGTTAGACACAAAAGACCTCTTATGTCATTTTCGAGACCAGGATCGTTTATGGATTCAATCTCGTCATCGTTATGCTTTTCTTAACTTTTTTGCTCCTTTTAATAATTAGATATATAATTAAATTAACTGAGTAATGAGGAAATCAATTATGACAGTCGCAACCGATAAAAAATACTATTCTTTTGAAGAATATTTAACACTTGAAGAAACCGCTAACGACAAAAATGAATATCAAAATGGAGAAATTGTAACTATGACTGGTGGAACAACAGAACATAATAAAATCGCGTTAAATTTTGCTGCGTATTTAAAATTTGTTTTAAAAAAACAAAAATATAATATTTTTATTGGTGATGTAAAGTTATGGATTCCTGATTATCGTCAAGGAACTTATCCCGATGTGATGTTGATTGAGAGAGAACCAATTTATTATGGAAATGGAAAAACAACGGTGACAAATCCTTCATTAATTATCGAAGTTTTATCAAAATCTACTCAAAATTATGACCAAGGAGATAAGTTTCTTTATTATCGTTCTATTCCTCAATTTAAGGAATATATTTTAATTAATCAAAGTCAATATTATGTCATGCAATATAATAAAACTCAGGAAGGAAAATGGCTATTATCTGAATATGAAGGAGAAAATTCTACTTTATCCTTACTCTCAGTTAGCCTTGATATCACATTTCAAGAAATTTATGAAGGTGTAATTTTTGCTGAATAAATTTAACAATAAATTATTCATATTATCTTCAAATTCTCTCCTTTTTTCCAATCAAAAATTTCTCTTCAATTTCTTGAACAGGTAAAGGTTTAGAAAATAAATAACCCTGACCAAATTCACACTTAAGCTGTTGCAACCACTGTAATTGTTCTATTGTTTCAATACCTTCTGCCACAACTTTTAAGCCTAGTTGATTGCTAAGATTAATGATAGTACTAATCATCTGATAATTACGATTTTCTTCTTGCATTTCCTTAACAAAAGAACGATCAATTTTCAAATAATTAGCCGGTAAACGATGGAGATAATTAAGAGATGAATATCCTGTGCCAAAATCATCAATACTAATTTGAATGTTTCTCTCTTTTAATTTGGTTAATAAATCAATGGTTTGAGGGAGATCTTCAATTAGCCTACTTTCGGTAATTTCTAGGGTAATAGAATTACCATCTAAACCTGTTTCCGCTAGGGTGTGATCAATATCTTCCATTAAACTTGCTTTGCGAATATCTTGAGCAGAAAGATTAATAGTCATTTTCAGGGGAAAACGATGAGGAAACTTATTTTTCCAGATGGCTAATTGTTGACAAACTGCTTTAAACATCCAAGTATCAATAGAGACAATTAATCCAGTATCTTCACTAATGGATATAAATTCTATGGGAGAAATAAACCCACGAGTTGGATGTTGCCAGCGTACTAATGCTTCAAATCCCATCAAAATATTGTTTTGTATATCCATAATAGGCTGATAGTAAACAATAAACTCTTCTCGTTCCAAAGCCTTACGGAGATCGTTTTCTAATGTGAGTCTATTTACTGCTTGAGTGTGCATTTCAGCATCAAAAATATAGTAGGAATTTCTCCCCTGTGATTTAGCCTTATACATGGCAATATCAGCATCTCGAATCAAGTCA carries:
- a CDS encoding AIM24 family protein encodes the protein MLYEVRCRPAFAALFVTLNPGESITARAGSVISMDGGLTVMIYFQSRKLQGLISYLTSLV
- a CDS encoding Uma2 family endonuclease, with amino-acid sequence MTVATDKKYYSFEEYLTLEETANDKNEYQNGEIVTMTGGTTEHNKIALNFAAYLKFVLKKQKYNIFIGDVKLWIPDYRQGTYPDVMLIEREPIYYGNGKTTVTNPSLIIEVLSKSTQNYDQGDKFLYYRSIPQFKEYILINQSQYYVMQYNKTQEGKWLLSEYEGENSTLSLLSVSLDITFQEIYEGVIFAE